The following coding sequences lie in one Rutidosis leptorrhynchoides isolate AG116_Rl617_1_P2 chromosome 6, CSIRO_AGI_Rlap_v1, whole genome shotgun sequence genomic window:
- the LOC139854221 gene encoding uncharacterized protein: protein MPVVKLHGHRGFGIPRELVSDNGAQIAKDPFLSYGIRKRLNEKRNGWVDELSNVLWADRTTFKKSTGETPFSLVYGSEAMIPAEFFIPSHRVANFDESANEDDICENLNFIEERRLMAAIREANNKQLIAK from the exons aTGCCTGTAGTCaaactgcacgggcatcgggg ATTTGGCATCCCACGAGAACTTGTAAGTGATAATGGGGCACAGATTGCAAAGGACCCATTTCTAAGCTA TGGAATTCGAAAGCGTTTGAATGAAAAACGAAATGGATGGGTCGATGAACTATCCAATGTATTATGGGCTGATCGCACAACTTTCAAGAAAAGTACAGGTGAAACACCTTTTAGCCTTGTGTATGGTTCAGAGGCAATGATTCCTGCGGAATTCTTTATCCCATCGCATAGAGTTGCTAACTTTGATGAAAGTGCGAATGAAGATGATATTTGTGAAAACTTAAATTTCATTGAAGAACGCAGGCTTATGGCCGCAATAAGAGAAGCAAACAATAAGCAACTAATTGCCAAGTAG